The Desulfosporosinus acidiphilus SJ4 genome has a window encoding:
- a CDS encoding hydrogenase iron-sulfur subunit, protein MEKRESGNKESFYPKIIAFCCYYCAYSAADLAGSLRLQYPPTVRMIEQPCSGKVDIRLLLQAFEDGADGVYVAGCMEGDCHFLKGNIRAKKRVNAAKIILDKVGVGGERLEMFNLSGSMGPRFAEIANEMTERILKLGPNPLNTARAEQATRGEEGEPI, encoded by the coding sequence ATGGAAAAGCGCGAGAGTGGAAATAAGGAAAGTTTCTATCCCAAAATCATTGCCTTCTGTTGTTACTACTGCGCCTATTCGGCCGCCGACCTGGCAGGATCGCTGCGCCTGCAGTACCCGCCAACGGTGCGGATGATCGAACAGCCCTGTTCCGGCAAAGTGGATATCCGTCTCCTGCTGCAGGCCTTTGAGGACGGAGCGGACGGGGTGTATGTGGCGGGTTGCATGGAGGGGGATTGCCATTTTCTCAAAGGCAACATCAGGGCCAAAAAAAGGGTTAACGCCGCCAAAATAATCCTCGACAAGGTCGGGGTCGGCGGTGAGAGGCTGGAAATGTTCAATCTGTCGGGCTCCATGGGCCCCAGATTTGCTGAAATAGCCAATGAGATGACGGAAAGAATTTTAAAGCTCGGTCCCAACCCGCTGAACACAGCCAGGGCTGAGCAGGCTACAAGGGGAGAGGAGGGTGAACCTATATGA
- a CDS encoding universal stress protein produces MNDSKFKVLLYSDGSHQAFSAAVYTATLLKIMPNMHLTIVQVHEADGSLMGTEYSWKELRTRYKRYSWGCSKGNVYSWIDTWPVSPTYDWMRRVLDEGDSDSRKQYSQILAKTNEIFSKKGANVKYEELCSDYSISNTFDISEMADVILDYATKGSFELIIMGTRGLSTLNRLIFGSLAYTVLYKSPIQVLLIKKLPQHFIDSYLADTEH; encoded by the coding sequence ATGAATGATTCTAAGTTTAAAGTACTTCTCTACTCCGATGGTTCACACCAGGCGTTTTCTGCAGCTGTTTATACTGCCACGCTATTGAAGATTATGCCTAATATGCATTTGACCATCGTGCAGGTACATGAAGCTGATGGAAGTTTAATGGGGACAGAATATAGTTGGAAAGAGTTGAGGACTAGATACAAAAGATATTCTTGGGGTTGTTCTAAAGGGAATGTATATAGTTGGATAGACACTTGGCCGGTTAGCCCTACCTATGACTGGATGAGGCGCGTGCTCGATGAAGGTGATTCGGACTCAAGAAAACAATATTCTCAAATACTTGCCAAAACTAACGAAATATTTTCAAAGAAAGGGGCCAACGTCAAGTATGAGGAATTATGTTCCGATTACAGTATTTCCAACACATTTGACATATCCGAAATGGCAGATGTAATTCTTGATTATGCAACAAAAGGTTCATTTGAATTAATAATTATGGGTACGCGGGGGCTTTCTACCTTAAATAGGCTGATTTTTGGTAGTTTAGCGTATACTGTGTTATACAAATCCCCTATACAAGTGTTGCTAATTAAGAAACTTCCTCAACACTTTATTGATAGTTACTTGGCAGACACTGAGCATTAA
- a CDS encoding class I SAM-dependent methyltransferase: MVSRNPSGTAFMMAFLRGFHAVYDNKKIFNDPLAYDLIPEEVREAFKQHLIKSAAEMAPELAKECTDDATSLRLAVRIMAGPVLARARFVEERLEEGIRKGIRQYIILGAGLDTFAYRRLDLTDRLQVFELDLPYTQELKRQLLGRLNLEKPEFLHYIPVDFTESNLSSALLESKYDSGQVSFFSWMGVTHYLPLESVLSTLKAIIKLSCSGSEIVFDYYDKLAFDPDKGSNRINYIMKNTKTIGETIITGFDPSKLSMDLALQGLQLLDNLGPEEIQQKYFKECNEGYAASEHVHLSHATW; the protein is encoded by the coding sequence ATGGTCAGTAGAAATCCTAGTGGCACAGCATTTATGATGGCATTTCTACGAGGATTTCACGCAGTTTATGATAATAAGAAAATATTTAATGATCCACTTGCTTATGATTTAATACCCGAGGAAGTTCGGGAAGCATTTAAACAGCATTTAATTAAATCCGCCGCAGAAATGGCTCCTGAGCTAGCAAAAGAATGTACTGATGACGCAACCTCATTACGCTTGGCTGTGAGAATCATGGCTGGTCCCGTCCTAGCCAGAGCACGATTTGTAGAAGAACGGCTTGAAGAAGGCATCCGGAAGGGTATTAGACAATATATAATTCTGGGTGCAGGACTTGATACCTTTGCTTATCGTCGTCTTGATCTGACAGATCGCCTGCAAGTATTCGAGCTTGATTTACCTTATACACAAGAACTAAAACGCCAATTATTAGGCCGTCTAAACCTTGAAAAACCGGAATTCCTGCACTACATTCCGGTAGATTTTACTGAGAGCAATCTATCTTCAGCCCTTTTAGAATCAAAATATGATTCAGGGCAAGTGAGTTTTTTTAGCTGGATGGGAGTGACCCATTACCTGCCACTTGAGTCTGTATTGTCAACACTCAAGGCTATAATAAAGTTATCATGTAGCGGTAGTGAGATTGTATTCGATTATTACGATAAATTAGCTTTTGATCCTGACAAAGGTTCGAATCGTATTAATTATATTATGAAAAATACAAAGACTATCGGAGAGACCATCATAACAGGATTTGATCCATCAAAACTTAGCATGGACCTTGCTCTTCAGGGATTGCAACTGCTGGATAATTTAGGTCCTGAAGAGATACAACAGAAATATTTCAAGGAATGTAATGAAGGCTATGCAGCAAGTGAACATGTACATTTGTCCCATGCTACATGGTAA
- a CDS encoding class I SAM-dependent methyltransferase — translation MGELEKHVRIFNLIAPVYNRFFRWQVKNYGSILDKYTDFLKIPAGGKVLDIGCGTGAFTYCLAERGYQAVGVDFSSSMLRAARKSTLGESIEFKQGDVTKGLDFPDASFDLVLSSYVLHGLSSKLRQSIYAEANRLSRGQVLFYDYNQKRRLFTDIVEWAEGGDYFGFVRQGEKEIRSNFHDVRIIDVGPQTAIYLCSPRR, via the coding sequence TTGGGAGAGTTAGAGAAACATGTCCGCATATTTAATCTGATTGCACCTGTTTACAATAGATTCTTTCGTTGGCAGGTCAAGAATTATGGCTCAATTTTAGATAAGTACACAGATTTTTTGAAGATTCCAGCAGGCGGTAAAGTGTTGGATATTGGTTGTGGCACAGGTGCTTTTACATATTGCTTAGCTGAGCGTGGGTATCAGGCCGTGGGGGTGGATTTTTCCTCATCCATGCTCAGAGCAGCCAGGAAGTCCACCCTGGGGGAGTCTATCGAATTTAAGCAGGGGGACGTCACCAAGGGGTTAGATTTTCCGGACGCAAGTTTTGACCTAGTTCTCTCCTCATATGTTCTGCATGGCTTGAGTTCCAAATTGCGTCAAAGTATATATGCCGAGGCCAACAGACTTTCCCGCGGCCAAGTACTTTTTTACGATTATAACCAAAAGCGCAGATTATTTACGGATATCGTTGAATGGGCCGAAGGTGGAGATTATTTTGGATTTGTACGCCAGGGGGAAAAGGAAATTAGAAGTAATTTCCATGATGTTCGGATAATAGATGTTGGTCCTCAGACTGCAATATATCTTTGCTCGCCCCGACGTTAG
- a CDS encoding methylenetetrahydrofolate reductase — protein sequence MAEEKSKLQSLFEQGEFAVTCEIGPPKNAQGDGIRNHSEHLKPFVDAVNLTDNQTAIVRLSSIGAGVHVLAAGGEPIIQMTTRDRNRIALQSDLLGAYSLGVRNVLCLSGDHQTFGNHQGAKNVYDLDSIQLIQTVKDMRDAKVFQSGEVIKQGEPRFFIGAVANPFADPFEFRVLRLEKKIRAGAQFIQTQCIFDMERFEAFMDLACKRGLHQQAYIMAGVMPIKSAKAAKYMQKNVSGMLVPDGIVERMSKAEDQPAEGIKLCIEQIKHLRTVPGVRGVHIMAVAWEEIVPEIVKGAGLLPRP from the coding sequence ATGGCTGAGGAAAAGAGCAAACTGCAGAGCCTTTTTGAACAGGGTGAATTTGCAGTAACCTGCGAGATTGGCCCCCCTAAAAACGCTCAGGGAGATGGCATCCGTAATCACTCCGAACATCTAAAGCCATTTGTGGACGCCGTAAACCTCACCGACAACCAGACAGCCATCGTCAGACTTTCCAGCATCGGGGCCGGTGTGCATGTCCTGGCGGCAGGCGGCGAACCCATTATCCAGATGACAACCCGCGACCGCAACCGCATAGCCTTGCAGAGCGATTTGCTGGGGGCCTACAGCCTGGGCGTGCGCAATGTGCTCTGTCTTTCGGGGGATCACCAGACTTTTGGCAACCATCAAGGAGCGAAAAACGTCTATGATCTGGATTCCATCCAGTTAATCCAAACGGTAAAAGACATGCGGGACGCCAAAGTGTTCCAATCCGGGGAAGTAATCAAGCAGGGCGAACCACGGTTTTTCATCGGGGCGGTGGCCAATCCCTTCGCCGACCCCTTCGAGTTCCGGGTGCTGCGGCTGGAAAAGAAAATCCGGGCTGGCGCCCAGTTCATTCAAACCCAGTGCATCTTCGACATGGAGCGCTTTGAAGCCTTCATGGATCTGGCCTGCAAGCGGGGCCTCCACCAGCAAGCTTATATTATGGCCGGGGTAATGCCCATCAAGTCCGCTAAAGCGGCTAAGTATATGCAGAAAAATGTTTCCGGCATGCTGGTCCCCGATGGGATTGTGGAAAGAATGAGCAAGGCTGAGGACCAACCCGCCGAGGGCATCAAACTTTGCATCGAGCAGATCAAACATTTGCGGACCGTTCCCGGAGTACGGGGGGTTCATATCATGGCAGTGGCCTGGGAAGAAATAGTGCCGGAAATCGTCAAAGGAGCGGGGCTGTTACCAAGGCCTTAA
- a CDS encoding type 1 glutamine amidotransferase family protein: MKKVVLFVILDKYADWEAAYLSSLILSLGQDEYSVKTVSLTKDIIQSIGGFTVLPDYDIQSAPTDFEGLILIGGMSWRNESAQQVKLLVQNALNNRKVLGGICDASAFLGTIGVLNNVSHTSNDLNDLKQWAGNSYTGEEKYIMQQAVRDNNIITANGTASLEFAKEVMLALGAAPENRILEFYNFHKLGYYGAPMPSM; this comes from the coding sequence ATGAAAAAAGTAGTGCTATTTGTTATTTTGGATAAATACGCTGATTGGGAAGCCGCTTATCTATCGTCGTTAATATTATCTTTAGGTCAAGATGAATATTCTGTGAAGACCGTTTCATTAACAAAGGATATCATTCAATCCATAGGGGGATTTACCGTTCTTCCGGACTATGATATTCAATCAGCTCCAACAGATTTTGAGGGATTAATTCTAATTGGTGGAATGTCATGGAGAAATGAGTCTGCACAGCAGGTTAAACTTTTGGTACAAAATGCATTAAACAATAGAAAAGTTTTGGGTGGTATCTGCGATGCTTCGGCCTTTCTTGGTACAATTGGTGTTTTAAATAATGTTAGCCATACCAGTAATGATTTAAATGACTTAAAGCAATGGGCTGGAAATTCATACACAGGAGAAGAAAAATATATCATGCAACAGGCAGTAAGAGATAATAATATTATTACAGCTAACGGTACAGCATCTTTGGAGTTTGCTAAAGAAGTAATGCTAGCGTTGGGAGCTGCACCTGAAAACAGGATTCTTGAATTTTACAATTTTCATAAACTTGGGTACTACGGGGCACCTATGCCGAGCATGTAA
- a CDS encoding PadR family transcriptional regulator yields MRSNDLGRFSDASFLILSSLANGPKHGYAMMEDIKLFSGTQLEPGTLYGAISRLEKQGWIESLVTEERRRPYRITGAGITALREQVATLEQVAMVGKNRLATLEGF; encoded by the coding sequence ATGAGAAGCAATGATTTAGGACGTTTTTCGGACGCATCGTTTCTTATCCTTTCAAGTCTGGCAAATGGACCGAAACATGGGTACGCTATGATGGAAGATATTAAGCTATTCAGTGGTACTCAACTGGAGCCAGGAACACTCTATGGTGCGATTTCGCGATTAGAGAAACAGGGATGGATTGAATCTCTGGTTACTGAGGAAAGGCGTCGCCCTTATCGCATTACTGGTGCAGGGATAACAGCTCTTCGGGAACAAGTTGCAACATTAGAACAAGTTGCAATGGTTGGAAAAAACCGATTAGCAACACTGGAGGGATTTTAA
- a CDS encoding flavin reductase family protein gives MEKIKIKNYPMVNSTPIVLAGADVNGKPNYTTIGAFGVVCEGPIFYISLKDTHFSTIGVRENGYFSVNIPSADMIEKTDYCGLVSGKTIDKSHLFSSFYDEIGKAPMISECPMNFLCKVIQTVPICGFTVFFGEIVSTFISEDCLTGDVPDPLKINPTLGMGFRYFKLGQSVGVVFKEGKVIK, from the coding sequence ATGGAAAAGATAAAAATTAAAAATTACCCGATGGTTAATTCAACTCCTATTGTGCTTGCTGGAGCTGATGTTAACGGTAAGCCAAATTATACCACTATTGGGGCATTCGGAGTAGTGTGTGAAGGACCGATTTTTTATATATCCTTAAAGGATACCCATTTTTCTACTATTGGCGTCAGAGAAAATGGATACTTCAGTGTCAATATTCCCTCTGCTGATATGATTGAAAAAACAGATTATTGCGGTTTAGTATCAGGAAAAACAATAGATAAATCACATTTGTTTTCATCGTTCTATGATGAGATTGGAAAAGCTCCAATGATTAGTGAATGTCCTATGAACTTTTTATGCAAAGTCATTCAAACCGTTCCTATCTGTGGCTTTACAGTATTTTTTGGAGAAATAGTTTCAACATTTATAAGTGAGGATTGCTTGACAGGTGATGTACCCGACCCACTAAAAATCAATCCGACTTTAGGAATGGGTTTTAGATACTTTAAGTTAGGCCAGTCGGTAGGAGTCGTGTTTAAGGAAGGTAAAGTAATAAAATAA
- a CDS encoding methylenetetrahydrofolate reductase C-terminal domain-containing protein: protein MIVAEAKPLEEILETLQGMSKVLVVGCGGCVSVCLAGGEKEVGILASTLRMKRELMGDSLETVEETLTRQCDPEYVQQLAKKLEGIDCILSLACGVGVQFLVEQFPQTWVVPALNTKFAGATMEHGVWEERCGLCGECVLARTGGVCPVIRCAKSLLNGPCGGSQNGKCEVKPNECAWQLIYNRMSELGRLELLLDVAGAKDWSKSRDGGPRKMVREDVKIDG, encoded by the coding sequence ATGATCGTAGCGGAAGCAAAACCGTTGGAGGAAATCCTGGAGACCCTGCAGGGAATGTCAAAGGTTTTGGTAGTGGGCTGCGGCGGCTGCGTGTCGGTCTGCCTGGCCGGCGGAGAAAAGGAAGTGGGAATTCTGGCCAGTACCCTGCGCATGAAGCGCGAGCTTATGGGCGACTCACTAGAAACTGTGGAGGAAACCCTGACCCGCCAGTGCGATCCCGAATACGTGCAGCAGTTGGCCAAAAAGCTGGAAGGTATAGACTGCATCCTTTCTCTGGCCTGCGGAGTGGGTGTACAGTTTCTAGTGGAACAATTCCCCCAAACCTGGGTGGTTCCGGCTCTGAATACCAAGTTTGCCGGTGCGACCATGGAGCACGGAGTTTGGGAAGAACGCTGCGGGTTGTGCGGGGAATGTGTGCTAGCCCGGACCGGCGGGGTATGTCCGGTAATCCGCTGCGCCAAGAGCCTCTTAAATGGTCCATGCGGCGGTTCGCAGAATGGCAAATGCGAAGTGAAGCCCAACGAATGCGCCTGGCAGTTGATTTACAACAGGATGAGCGAGCTGGGCAGGTTGGAATTGCTTCTGGACGTGGCTGGGGCCAAGGACTGGTCTAAGTCCAGGGACGGCGGTCCCCGCAAAATGGTCAGAGAGGATGTGAAGATCGATGGCTGA
- a CDS encoding MBL fold metallo-hydrolase, with product MELRRLTDRVFYSMHNKEVDRPVLGYIYGRKYSLMVDSGNSKRHVQLFNDAISDERLRKPDFIAITHWHWDHSFGMNAVEGITFANKKTNDKLAEMAKWKWTDSEMKKRLETKLEIEFADSSIRKEYPVLSEIQVSTSDISYDGKMEIDLGDIVAELHPIVSPHSEDCSCIFIPQERVLFIGDAVGVDYYNNCYLDKGKLHCLITTIENYDFDICVMGHAEPVSKLDILNIMSSLLER from the coding sequence ATGGAGTTAAGACGGCTTACTGATAGAGTGTTTTATAGTATGCATAACAAAGAGGTTGATAGGCCTGTATTAGGATATATATATGGGCGGAAATATTCATTAATGGTGGATTCGGGTAATTCAAAAAGGCATGTTCAATTATTCAATGACGCTATAAGTGATGAAAGATTAAGAAAACCAGACTTCATCGCAATTACTCATTGGCACTGGGACCATAGTTTTGGTATGAATGCAGTCGAAGGGATCACATTTGCTAACAAAAAAACGAATGACAAATTGGCAGAAATGGCGAAGTGGAAATGGACCGATTCGGAAATGAAGAAGAGGTTAGAAACAAAGCTTGAGATTGAATTTGCTGATAGTAGTATTCGAAAAGAGTATCCAGTACTTTCGGAGATACAAGTATCGACTTCCGATATCTCATATGATGGAAAAATGGAAATTGACCTAGGAGATATAGTTGCTGAATTACATCCTATCGTATCTCCACATAGTGAAGACTGTAGTTGCATTTTTATACCTCAAGAAAGAGTGTTATTTATAGGCGATGCTGTGGGAGTGGATTATTATAATAATTGCTATTTAGATAAAGGTAAATTACATTGTTTAATTACAACGATTGAAAACTATGATTTTGATATATGTGTAATGGGACACGCTGAACCAGTAAGTAAATTAGATATCCTTAATATCATGAGTTCTCTTCTGGAACGATAG